The DNA region AGCACTTGTGTTTCCAGTCCTGTTGTTACATATTGTCACCGCGGCTTATTACCATCCCAACCGAGCTGCGGTCAGGAATCAACCTGGCGGAAAGTCAACATTTAGGTTCTTCCAGTTGATCAGAGGGAGCGATTGGCTGCAAGTCGTGGGCGTGGCTTGCAACGACGTTGGACTTCGTCACTATCGGGGAGAGGCTGAAAGGGAGACCTGCGGCGGGAAGCTGCACTGGCCCATCCTCAGAGTGGACAAGAGGTGGCAAGATGGTGGTGAGGCACATTAGGACACGGAAGCAGTTCCATACACTGCTGCGGGAAGAGGAGGAGACCCTGATCGTCGTGTTCTTCGCCGCGCGATGGTGTAACAATTGCTCCAATATCAAGCCCTTCTTCCGTATGAGGTCTGACCAGTACCGGGATGTCATCTTCGCGGAGGTGGATGTGGATGAGTCGGAAGACCTGGCCCGAGCTGCTGGTATCAACTGCATGCCCACATTCCAGTTCTTCAGCTGTCAGGAGAAGGTTGCAGAGTTCTCCGGGACTAGGAAAGACAAGTTAGATCACTTGATAATGCGATTGAAGTAATTCTCACGAGttacaagcaaaaaaaaattaaatacacCTGTCCTCTGAATAGTTGCATTTATCGACTCTTAATAGCACAAGATGTCATGTGGCCCATCGAGCCTAGGCTGGAATAATTTGTGAAGTCTTGATctccatccacatgccttttaaatgctgtaattgtaccagccaccacctcttcctc from Stegostoma tigrinum isolate sSteTig4 chromosome 39, sSteTig4.hap1, whole genome shotgun sequence includes:
- the LOC125447874 gene encoding thioredoxin-like, yielding MVVRHIRTRKQFHTLLREEEETLIVVFFAARWCNNCSNIKPFFRMRSDQYRDVIFAEVDVDESEDLARAAGINCMPTFQFFSCQEKVAEFSGTRKDKLDHLIMRLK